GTGCAGGCGGCGTAGCTTGTACCACATCCACCCGAAAAGATTAAATAGGGTCACACCGATATGCAAAATGGTGAATATAACATCCTTGGTCTCCAGCCACGACATAAGTTAAAATTAATCGTTTGCCAGGTTGTATCATAAATTGAATAGTAATAATTTAAATACACAGTTCATCAATAAAAGACAAACCATGGCCGAGCTAAAAACTAAACTAAATGATGAAAGCGTTGAGGACTTTCTAAATTCCATTGAAGACGAACAAAAGAAAAAGGACAGCTTCGAGGTGCTAAACATTATGAAGCAAATTACCGGTGCGGAACCCAAAATGTGGGGGAGCAGTATCATTGGCTTTGGCAATTATCATTATGTATATGACAGTGGCCGTGAAGGAGACTGGTTTATTGCAGGCTTCTCTCCCCGAACGCAGGCCCTTACCTTGTACATTATGGCCGGTTTTTCCCGGTACGATGAACTAATGCAAAAACTCGGAAAATATAAAACAGGAAAATCGTGTCTCTACATAAAAAAACTTAAAGACATTGACCTTGAAGTACTTAAAGAGCTCATACGCAACTCAGTGGAACATATGAAAGAAAAGTATGGCTGATATATGCATCAGAGTCGGTCACAAGACCGTTTTTCATTCAACCAAATCAACATTTATTCGTTAGACATAGGATAAGTAAATCAACTAAAACAACTAAACAACTTACTATTATGGCACTTAGACTAGGAGATACTGCGCCAGATTTTACGGCAGAGACCTCAGAAGGTAAAATCAGCTTCCATGAATGGCTGGGCGACAGTTGGGGCTTG
This region of Fulvivirga ulvae genomic DNA includes:
- a CDS encoding DUF1801 domain-containing protein, whose translation is MAELKTKLNDESVEDFLNSIEDEQKKKDSFEVLNIMKQITGAEPKMWGSSIIGFGNYHYVYDSGREGDWFIAGFSPRTQALTLYIMAGFSRYDELMQKLGKYKTGKSCLYIKKLKDIDLEVLKELIRNSVEHMKEKYG